A genomic segment from Saimiri boliviensis isolate mSaiBol1 chromosome 14, mSaiBol1.pri, whole genome shotgun sequence encodes:
- the MYOG gene encoding myogenin, which translates to MELYETSPYFYQEPRFYDGENYLPGHLQGFEPPGYERTELSLSPEARGPLEDKGLGTPEHCPGQCLPWACKVCKRKSVSVDRRRAATLREKRRLKKVNEAFEALKRSTLLNPNQRLPKVEILRSAIQYIERLQALLSSLNQEERDLRYRRGGGPQPGVPSECSSHSASCSPEWGSALEFGTNPGDHLLTADPTDAHNLHSLTSIVDSITVEDVSVAFPDETMPN; encoded by the exons ATGGAGCTGTATGAGACATCCCCCTATTTCTACCAGGAACCCCGCTTCTATGACGGGGAAAACTACCTGCCTGGCCACCTCCAGGGCTTCGAGCCACCAGGCTACGAGCGGACAGAGCTCAGCCTGAGCCCCGAGGCCCGAGGGCCTCTCGAGGACAAGGGGCTGGGGACCCCCGAACACTGCCCCGGCCAGTGCCTGCCGTGGGCATGTAAGGTGTGTAAGAGGAAGTCGGTGTCCGTGGACCGGCGGCGGGCGGCCACGCTGAGGGAGAAGCGCAGGCTCAAGAAGGTGAACGAGGCCTTCGAGGCCCTGAAGAGGAGCACCCTGCTCAACCCCAACCAGCGGCTGCCCAAGGTGGAGATCCTGCGCAGCGCCATCCAGTACATCGAGCGCCTGCAGGCGCTGCTCAGCTCCCTCAACCAGGAGGAGCGAGACCTCCGCTACCGGCGCGGGGGCGGGCCCCAACCGGGG GTGCCCAGTGAATGCAGCTCTCACAGCGCCTCCTGCAGTCCAGAGTGGGGCAGCGCACTGGAGTTCGGCACCAACCCTGGGG ATCATCTGCTCACGGCTGACCCTACAGATGCCCACAACCTGCACTCCCTCACCTCCATCGTGGACAGCATCACAGTGGAAGATGTGTCTGTGGCCTTCCCAGATGAAACCATGCCCAACTGA